One segment of Marvinbryantia formatexigens DSM 14469 DNA contains the following:
- the tsaB gene encoding tRNA (adenosine(37)-N6)-threonylcarbamoyltransferase complex dimerization subunit type 1 TsaB yields the protein MKILGIDSSGLVASVAVVEEDNLLAEYTVNYKKTHSQTLLPMLDEIARMTELDLKTLDAIAVAAGPGSFTGLRIGSATAKGLGLALSLPLVAVPTVEALAYNLWGTDKIVCPLMDARRSQVYTGIYTFSGQELQTLEGQMAIGVEELAGKLNRLGRPVIFLGDGVPVYRDLLEQCVTADHCYAPAHLNKQRAGAVAALGLVYARQGRLQTAAEHRPDYLRLSQAERERAQKKAEAAHD from the coding sequence ATGAAAATTCTGGGAATTGACAGTTCGGGGCTGGTGGCTTCCGTGGCAGTCGTAGAGGAGGACAACCTGCTGGCAGAGTACACCGTGAACTATAAAAAAACGCATTCGCAGACGCTGCTTCCGATGCTGGACGAAATTGCCCGCATGACGGAGCTGGATTTAAAGACGCTGGACGCGATTGCGGTCGCGGCGGGTCCCGGTTCGTTCACCGGGCTGCGGATTGGTTCGGCGACGGCAAAGGGGCTGGGGCTGGCACTTTCGCTGCCGCTTGTCGCCGTGCCGACGGTGGAGGCGCTCGCCTACAATCTCTGGGGGACGGATAAAATCGTCTGCCCGCTGATGGACGCGCGCAGGAGCCAGGTATATACGGGAATCTACACGTTTTCCGGTCAGGAGCTGCAGACGCTGGAGGGACAGATGGCAATCGGCGTGGAAGAGCTTGCCGGAAAGCTGAACCGGCTGGGGCGCCCGGTAATTTTTCTGGGAGACGGCGTTCCGGTGTATCGTGACCTTCTGGAGCAATGCGTGACGGCAGATCACTGTTATGCGCCGGCGCATCTGAATAAGCAGCGCGCGGGTGCTGTGGCGGCGCTCGGACTGGTCTATGCGCGGCAGGGAAGGCTGCAGACGGCGGCAGAGCACCGTCCGGATTATCTGCGCCTGTCGCAGGCGGAACGGGAGCGCGCGCAGAAAAAGGCGGAAGCTGCGCATGATTGA
- the rimI gene encoding ribosomal protein S18-alanine N-acetyltransferase, producing MIEITEMQPENLATVAAIEKTIFSQPWSEKGFAASLQSKDTLYLMAWLDGEPAGYCGLLQSFDEADITNVAVKEECRRRKVAETMLTELIRRGAQRGIRAYTLEVRRSNAGAIALYEKLGFTSCGIRRNFYEKPAEDAVIMWKR from the coding sequence ATGATTGAAATAACGGAAATGCAGCCGGAAAATCTGGCGACAGTCGCCGCAATAGAAAAAACGATTTTTTCGCAGCCGTGGTCAGAAAAGGGGTTTGCCGCCTCTCTGCAGTCGAAGGATACACTGTATTTAATGGCGTGGCTGGACGGGGAGCCTGCCGGCTACTGCGGGCTTTTGCAGTCCTTCGATGAGGCGGATATCACCAATGTGGCGGTAAAGGAAGAGTGCAGGCGCCGGAAGGTCGCGGAGACCATGCTGACAGAGCTCATCAGAAGAGGAGCGCAGCGGGGCATCCGGGCGTATACGCTGGAGGTGCGGCGCAGTAATGCGGGCGCGATTGCGCTGTATGAAAAGCTCGGCTTTACAAGCTGCGGTATCCGCAGGAATTTTTATGAAAAGCCGGCGGAGGACGCCGTTATTATGTGGAAGCGCTGA
- a CDS encoding ribonuclease Z yields the protein MLDVCLLGCGGMMPLPYRWLTSLMVRYNGSSLLIDCGEGTQIAIREKGWSFKPIDVICFTHYHGDHISGLPGLLLSMGNAERTEPLTLIGPRGLERVVNALRVIAPELPFPLIFKEIQSAEESFEVLGCRVTAYRVNHNVLCYGYCVEVDRAGKFDVERAKAQEIPMKFWNRLQKGETLTEDGRTYTPDMVLGKSRKGLKVAYCTDTRPTKSIVRNAAGADLFICEGMYGEPGKEQKAQEYKHMTFKEAANLAKEAKVKEMWLTHYSPSLARPEEYLETARKIFPDTYAGKDGKTAELLFAEE from the coding sequence ATGCTGGATGTGTGCCTGCTTGGCTGCGGCGGGATGATGCCGCTGCCGTACCGCTGGCTGACCTCGCTGATGGTGCGGTATAATGGAAGCAGTCTTCTGATTGACTGCGGAGAGGGAACACAGATTGCGATCAGGGAAAAGGGCTGGAGCTTTAAGCCGATAGATGTCATCTGCTTTACGCATTATCACGGCGACCACATCAGCGGGCTGCCGGGGCTTTTGCTCAGTATGGGAAATGCGGAGCGGACAGAGCCGCTTACGCTCATCGGACCGAGAGGGCTGGAGCGGGTGGTGAATGCGCTGCGCGTGATTGCGCCGGAGCTGCCGTTCCCGCTGATATTTAAGGAGATACAAAGCGCGGAGGAATCCTTTGAGGTTCTCGGCTGCCGGGTTACAGCCTACCGCGTGAACCATAACGTGCTCTGCTACGGATACTGTGTGGAGGTTGACCGGGCGGGGAAATTTGATGTGGAGCGCGCGAAGGCGCAGGAGATACCGATGAAATTCTGGAACCGGCTGCAGAAGGGGGAAACGCTGACGGAGGATGGCAGGACTTATACGCCGGATATGGTGCTTGGGAAAAGCAGGAAAGGGCTGAAGGTCGCTTATTGTACGGATACGCGTCCGACAAAATCCATCGTCCGCAACGCCGCCGGAGCCGACTTGTTTATCTGCGAGGGCATGTACGGGGAACCGGGCAAGGAGCAGAAGGCGCAGGAATATAAGCACATGACATTTAAAGAGGCGGCGAATCTTGCAAAAGAGGCGAAGGTGAAGGAAATGTGGCTGACGCATTACAGCCCGTCGCTTGCCAGACCGGAGGAGTATCTGGAGACGGCGCGGAAAATATTTCCGGACACATATGCGGGAAAAGACGGAAAAACAGCGGAACTGCTGTTTGCGGAAGAGTAG
- the tsaD gene encoding tRNA (adenosine(37)-N6)-threonylcarbamoyltransferase complex transferase subunit TsaD, protein MKAEKDILILAIESSCDETAAAVVKNGREVLSNIISSQIELHKLYGGVVPEIASRKHIEKINQVIEEALRSAQVTLDDVDAVGVTYGPGLVGALLVGVAEAKAISYARNLPLVGVHHIEGHISANYIENRDLEPPFPCLVVSGGHTHLVIVEDYGKYRILGRTRDDAAGEAFDKVARAIGLGYPGGPKIDKLAKEGNADAIPFPRAHVADAPYDFSFSGLKSAVLNYLNGCRMRGETVSQADVAASFQKAVVEVLTEHAMMAVKEYGFDKLAIAGGVASNSALRESMRQACEQNHIRFYYPSPILCTDNAAMIGAAAYYEYINGTRSGLDLNAVPNLKLGER, encoded by the coding sequence ATGAAAGCAGAAAAGGATATTCTTATACTTGCCATAGAAAGCTCCTGTGACGAGACGGCGGCGGCAGTGGTAAAAAACGGCAGGGAGGTACTGTCGAATATCATATCGTCGCAGATTGAGCTGCATAAGCTTTACGGGGGTGTTGTGCCGGAAATTGCCTCCCGGAAGCATATAGAGAAGATAAACCAGGTGATTGAGGAAGCGCTCAGAAGTGCGCAGGTCACGCTGGACGATGTGGACGCGGTCGGCGTAACATACGGACCGGGTCTTGTCGGCGCGCTCCTGGTGGGCGTGGCGGAGGCAAAGGCAATCAGCTACGCCAGAAATCTGCCGCTGGTGGGCGTACATCACATCGAAGGGCATATTTCTGCCAATTATATTGAAAACAGGGATCTGGAGCCGCCGTTTCCGTGTCTGGTGGTATCGGGCGGACACACGCATCTTGTGATCGTGGAGGATTATGGAAAATACCGTATCCTCGGAAGAACGCGCGATGACGCCGCCGGGGAGGCGTTTGATAAGGTGGCGCGGGCAATCGGGCTCGGTTATCCGGGCGGACCGAAGATTGATAAGCTGGCGAAGGAGGGGAATGCAGACGCAATTCCGTTCCCGCGGGCACATGTTGCGGACGCTCCCTATGATTTCAGCTTCAGCGGGCTGAAGTCTGCGGTGCTGAATTATCTGAACGGCTGCCGGATGCGGGGAGAGACCGTCTCGCAGGCGGATGTGGCCGCTTCCTTCCAGAAGGCGGTAGTGGAGGTGCTGACGGAGCACGCTATGATGGCGGTAAAAGAATATGGTTTTGACAAGCTGGCGATCGCGGGCGGGGTAGCGTCAAATTCCGCGCTGCGGGAATCCATGCGGCAGGCGTGTGAGCAGAATCATATCCGGTTCTATTACCCGTCGCCTATTCTGTGCACGGATAATGCGGCGATGATTGGCGCTGCGGCTTACTACGAATATATAAACGGGACGCGCAGCGGTCTCGATCTGAATGCCGTTCCGAATCTGAAGCTTGGAGAACGATAA
- the ispD gene encoding 2-C-methyl-D-erythritol 4-phosphate cytidylyltransferase: protein MKEKNVAVVLSAGQGKRMHSKMAKQYLMIEGMPVIWYSLQAFEECPFIDEVILVAGEADMAYCREQIVEKYGFRKVRRIVAGGKERYHSVYNGLLAIQEDCSYVYIHDGARPFLTQEILERAREAVLIHQACVVGMPVKDTIKICDEAGFGIQTPDRSALWQVQTPQVFSYSLIRGSYELLMEALQKGMEGTVTDDAMVVERMTDCKVKLVEGSYSNIKITTPEDLAVAGSLVLLLRAEKNRKK, encoded by the coding sequence ATGAAAGAAAAAAATGTGGCAGTTGTGCTGTCGGCGGGACAGGGAAAAAGAATGCACAGCAAAATGGCGAAGCAGTATCTGATGATAGAGGGAATGCCGGTAATCTGGTATTCCCTCCAGGCGTTTGAAGAGTGTCCGTTTATTGATGAGGTGATACTGGTTGCCGGGGAAGCGGATATGGCATACTGCCGTGAACAGATCGTGGAAAAATACGGCTTCCGGAAGGTGCGCCGGATTGTTGCGGGCGGAAAGGAAAGGTACCATTCGGTATACAACGGGCTTCTGGCGATACAGGAGGACTGTTCGTATGTATATATCCATGACGGGGCGCGGCCGTTCCTCACGCAGGAGATATTAGAGCGCGCAAGAGAGGCGGTTCTTATACACCAGGCGTGTGTTGTAGGAATGCCGGTGAAGGATACGATTAAAATCTGTGATGAAGCGGGCTTTGGCATACAGACGCCCGACCGCTCTGCGCTGTGGCAGGTTCAGACGCCCCAGGTGTTTTCTTATTCTCTGATACGGGGAAGCTATGAGCTTCTGATGGAAGCGCTCCAAAAAGGAATGGAAGGCACAGTTACAGATGACGCAATGGTCGTTGAGCGTATGACAGACTGTAAGGTGAAGCTGGTGGAGGGTTCCTATTCTAACATCAAAATCACCACGCCGGAGGACCTGGCGGTAGCCGGAAGTCTGGTGCTTCTGCTGCGTGCAGAAAAAAATAGAAAAAAATGA
- a CDS encoding DUF6431 domain-containing protein translates to MSGKNFICPNCGHTLHYYDQVRRVVRTKGRQTRHVTLRRFKCPVCKKIHREIPDYIYPYKQYEAEIINGVRDGFITCETLGYEDYPCEMTMLRWKSSRDLQRLL, encoded by the coding sequence ATGTCCGGTAAAAATTTCATTTGTCCAAATTGCGGGCATACTCTGCATTATTACGACCAGGTTCGGAGAGTGGTACGAACAAAAGGTCGACAGACTCGGCATGTAACCCTTCGACGATTTAAGTGTCCAGTCTGCAAAAAGATTCACAGAGAAATACCAGATTATATTTATCCATATAAACAATACGAAGCCGAAATTATTAACGGAGTACGAGATGGGTTCATTACCTGCGAGACTTTAGGTTACGAAGACTATCCCTGCGAAATGACTATGCTCCGCTGGAAATCATCGCGCGATTTACAGAGGCTCTTATGA